The nucleotide sequence ACGTAGAAAAGAAGGCGGCCCGACACCCCATAAGGGTGCCGGGCCGCGGGTCTTCTCAAGGTGACTCACCGGAAGTGCTGAAGGGGTGGGGGGGAACCGCCTTCAGCCCCGCTTCGATGTGTCCCGCGCATTCCTTTAGCAGCCGCCGTGCCAGCGTCTTCGCGAAGCCAAAGTCCAGTTTTCTCAAGGACTTGGCTCACCACCCGACGCTACTGGCCCCCCTCGATTGCATTGCAGCCCTGAAATGGAGTTGCAGAAGTGAAAACTACAAGTGATTTCGAGCACTTGCGCTTTTCACCGATGAACCCCCGTTTTCGGATCTGAATCCAAGGGTGCGGGAAAGCTACAGCGGTGGGCCTACCCCCCACATCCACCCTACTCGCGAGCCAGCTCACTGGGCGGGCGGAGGTTGAGGCGCTTCATCTTCCGCCAGAGGGTGGTGGACGAGACGCCCAGCTCGTCCGCGACGCGAGCGAGGTCCACGCCGTGCCGCTCCAGGGCCTGGGTGATGGCGTGGCGCTCGGCCTCCTCCACCACCTGGGCCAGCGTGGGCCCGGTGCCGGCGGGGCGGCTGACGCCGCCCTGTCCGTCCATGAAGCCGACGCTGGGCGTGCCATGGGACGGGGTGAGCCGGCCCTGGCGCAGGGGGAAGTCCTCGGGCAGCAGCTCATCGCCCTCGGAGAGTGCGGCGGCCTGCTCCACCAGGTTCTCCAGCTCACGCACGTTGCCGGGGAAGTTGTAGCCCATCAGGTGGGACACGGCGGAGGCGGACAGGCGCTTGGGCTTGGGGCTGCGCGCGTTGGCGCGCTCCAGGAAGTGCTCGGCCAGCGAGGGCACGTCCTCCAGGCGCTCACGCAGCGGCGGCACGCGCAGCGCCACCACGTTGAGGCGGTAGTAGAGGTCCTGGCGGAAGCGCTTCTCGCGCACCTCCACCTCGATGTCGCGGTTGGTGGCGGCGACGGTGCGCACGTCCACGCGCAGGGCGGTGGACTCGCCCACCCGGCGCACCTCGCCCTCCTGCAGCGCGCGCAGCAGCTTGGACTGGAAGGTGGGGCTGGTCTCCGTCACCTCGTCGATGAAGAGGGTGCCGCCGTCCGCTTCCTCGAAGAGGCCCCGGCGGGCCTTCACCGCGCCGGTGAAGGCGCCCTTGGCGTGGCCGAACAGCTCGCTCTCCAGCAGCGACTCGCTGATGGCGGCGCAGTTGACGGGGACGAAGGAGCGCACCTTGCGGCGGCTGTGAGCGTGGAGCGCGCGGGCCACCAGCTCCTTGCCGGTGCCGCTCTCGCCCTGGATGAGGACGGTGGCGTCGCTCTGGGCCACGCGCATCAGGCGCGTGGTGAGGTCCCGCATGGCGGGGCTGCGGCCCACCAGCGCGGACAGGCCGTGGCGCTGGTTGAAGTCGGTGGCGAGGTTGTCCACGTCCCGCAGCAGGCGGGCCCGCTCCAGGGCGCGCTCCACGCGGTAGCGCAGCTCGCTCTCCTTGAAGGGCTTGGTGACGTAGTCGTAGGCGCCCAGGCGCATGGCCTCCACCGCGCTCTCGATGGAGCCGAAGGCCGTCATCATGATGATTTGGAGGCGGGGGGCCACCTCCAGCGCGCGCCGGAGCAGCGTGAGCCCGTCCATGGGCTCCATCTTCAAGTCCGTCAGCAGCAGGTCGATGCTGCCGCCGGCCAGCTGGGCCAGGGCCTCCTCGCCGGTGGCCGCCTCGAAGACGGTGTAGTGCTCCGCGCGCAGGAGCAGCGCCGTCGTGGCGCGCATGTTGCGCTGGTCGTCCACGACGAGGATGCGTCCACGGAAGGGCGGGGTGTTCGCGTCGGTCATGGGAAGGACGGGGGCTGCGACAGGGGCAGCCGGAAGGTGAAGGTGGTACCGCGGCCGGGCGTGCTCTCCAC is from Pyxidicoccus trucidator and encodes:
- a CDS encoding sigma-54-dependent transcriptional regulator, which translates into the protein MTDANTPPFRGRILVVDDQRNMRATTALLLRAEHYTVFEAATGEEALAQLAGGSIDLLLTDLKMEPMDGLTLLRRALEVAPRLQIIMMTAFGSIESAVEAMRLGAYDYVTKPFKESELRYRVERALERARLLRDVDNLATDFNQRHGLSALVGRSPAMRDLTTRLMRVAQSDATVLIQGESGTGKELVARALHAHSRRKVRSFVPVNCAAISESLLESELFGHAKGAFTGAVKARRGLFEEADGGTLFIDEVTETSPTFQSKLLRALQEGEVRRVGESTALRVDVRTVAATNRDIEVEVREKRFRQDLYYRLNVVALRVPPLRERLEDVPSLAEHFLERANARSPKPKRLSASAVSHLMGYNFPGNVRELENLVEQAAALSEGDELLPEDFPLRQGRLTPSHGTPSVGFMDGQGGVSRPAGTGPTLAQVVEEAERHAITQALERHGVDLARVADELGVSSTTLWRKMKRLNLRPPSELARE